The Candidatus Nitrosopumilus sp. SW genomic sequence TACCAAATCCAGTAACTGCAAACATTGATAGAATTAGTCCTTGAATTATAGGGTCATCACTTCCCAATGCCCCCCTTTCACCTCCAAAGAAATCAAACTGGAGAGGAATTGATTCGATAAATAGTAGAATAAAGTTAAAGTCCATTTTTTACAGTCCTAATGCTTTGATTATCTTTTCTGCTGCTTCATCAACCTTTCCCTCACGATTAAGGATGTATTTTACTGGTGAGCCTGTAATTACTGCACATGCAGAAATCATGCCTGACTGGACATCTAATTCCTTTTTTACATTTGCAAGTGTGATTTTATCTCGGTTTCGAGTATCATCGCTCATTCGTCTACTATAGATTTCCTCAGGTTTTGCAGACACTGAAACAAAGTTTGAGGGTTGGATGATTTTGAGAACATGTTCTGGAAGTCCTGGATAATATCCCTCTGGTGAGCTGATAAATGCATGAGTATCAATAATTACAATTTCCTCATTGTGTGCAGCAATCTTTTCAGCTGCAGTCTTTTGTAGTTCTTGTTGTTTTGAAACAGGTAGTTTTCTTAATTCATCTCTGTCATTAAGACCATTTTCTTTTGCAACTTCAAACATTAGAGTTCCATAACTTACAACGCTAACACTTTTTTGATGATCTTTAATGTGATCTACAATCTTTGCTAGTAAGGTAGTCTTCCCAACTCCAGGGATTCCAACAAGGATGATTTTCTTACTTTCTACCAAGTAAAGCACCCAAACGCGGCATTACAACTTCGACTTGTTCTCTAACTAATTGTGTGTAATAGTTGATGAGAATATCTACCATAAGTAAAATTCCGATACCAGAACCAAATACACCCAAGACATCAGATGCACCTGCCAACAGACCCAGAATAGCTGAGCCAATAATGGTGACTGATGGAATGTACTTGTTCAACAATGCTTCAACTGGTTTGTTTGATCTTCTAAATCCAGGAATCTGTACATCTGCATCAAGTAAGTTCTGAGCTGCACTCTTTGGTGAAAGACCACCAAGTTCTACCCACAACCTACCAAACACAATTACAATTCCAATCATGAATAAGACATAGCCAACTGCACGTCCAGGATCCAGAGCTGCAACATCTAGACCTCTAGGTGGTGTGATGTAATAGATAAGACCACCAATTGGAGTCGACGGACTCGTTGGGTCAAATTGCGCTATGAAATTCATAAAGAAATTATTGTTACGTGGGTTTGCATTTGCCCACAACATCTGGAAAATAAAGACAGCATTTGCAGTAAGTGCAGATGCCAAGATAACTGGAATGTTTGAGACATACATCATCTTAATTGGATACACTGCAGAGAATCCTCTGTATTTTGTAGAAACGATTGGAATCTCAATTTTCATTCCTTGTGTAAATACAAGTATCAACAATACACCGGCTGTCAGACAAAGTCCAAAGATGCTCGGTAATTGGTTTGAACGGAACAGAATGTTTGAGACATCACCTGCCATGATTGATTGTCCAATGTATGGAATGATACCAATAGTTCCTCCATCTCCTGCAGGTAAAGGACTAAACAAACTCCATAGAATTTGTTGAGCAACACCGGCCATAATGAAAAGACTGATTCCACTGCCAAGACCCCATCCTTTCTGAATTAATTCGTCTAAGAACATGATAATAATCGACGCTGCCATCAGCTGCCCAACCATAACATACAGTATAGACGGATCTGATACACCAGGACCATACACTGCTACACCATATACAATAGATTCAGCTACAATCACAACATAAGTTACCATCTTTGTAGCAGTTTGGAAGATACCTCTTTCCTCAGGTTTCTTAAAGTCAAATTTGAGAATATCTGAACCTCTCAACAACTGCATTAAGAGACCAGCTGTAACAATCGGTCCAATACCTAATTCAACAAGTGTACCTTGTTGTGATGCAAAAATTACTCTAGCAAATGCTAGAAAATCAAATTCAGGTGCTGTTGCTCCAAATAATGGTGTCTGTCCCATTACCATGTAGATAAGTAATGCAACTCCACACCAGAGCAATCTAGTTGATAATGGAATCTTCTTTTTTGGTTTTGGAACTTGGGGAAGATATGGTTCTGCTTTGAAAACAGCTTTTCTAATAATAGTAGTAACTGTACCCTCAGCCATCTTCTGTAACTACCTCTTCCCCATCAGATTTTTCCTTTGTAGCAGAGATAACTTCGCCGCCAACTGCTTTTAGTTTCTCTTCTGCAGATGCTGTATACTGTGTGACTTTGACAGAATAAGCGTTTGTTACTTTTCCGCCGCCAAGGAGTTTCTCGTATCCAGCACTTTCAAGGTCTACGATTTTTTTTCCTCCTTCTTCTTTACCGAACTTAGTAAACAAGTCATCAAGATCACGGACGCTAGCCCATTTCTTGGTAATATTTGGGTGAGGTGGTTTAGTTGAATCATGGCCATAATGATCTGGTTCGTCTTTTAGTGTTGTACTCCAATGATGTTTCATCATTCCAGTAACTCCAAGACCACCCTTGTGACCACTTGCACGATGTTGACCTACCTGGCCCCATCCCATGTGGCGTCCTCCCCTAAGTCGTCTTGTTTTTCTTAATCTTGTTGCCATGTTAAATCATATTCCTTACAATTGTTCCAAGTTCTTTGTTTCTTCCAAGAATTCCTTTTTGTCCATACAATTTCTTTGTACTTCTTTTGAATCCATGTCTTGGTGGTGCTAATGCAAACCAAGGTTTTAGTGGTTTTAATTTTGATAACATTGTTTTTCCTTCTGCTAATGCTGCAGCCAATTCTGCAGAACTTGCATATCCTAATTCTTTAAGATCTTCTGGAGTTACTTTTTTGTAACCTGCTTTTCTTGCTTTTTTGTCAATCAATTCTTTTGCTAAGTCTGCATCAAGATCAACCCATGAAACATAGTGTTGTACTTTTTTTAACATTCCAAGTAAGTTATCTTTTGCAGGAAGAATTACTGCACGATATTTTTTTTCTAGTTTTAGCAAATCCATAGTAGTTGATGCCCAATAAGGACAGTCTGCTTGGCCTTTGATTCTAACAACTAGTACTGCATTTGCCATTTCTCATCAACCCTGACTAAATGTCTGTCTAAGACAGTCCAAGATAGCTTTTGAAGTAGAATTCATTGTAGGTGTAGAACCTTTTGCAGTAGTCCAAGCGTCTTTTAGACCAGCTAATTCCAATAATCGTTTAATTTTACCACCTGCAACAAGACCTAATCCACGAGGTGCAGGAATAATTTCAATTGTAACACTTCCACCTTTTCCTCTTACTTTGAATGGAACAGAATGTTTTTGATCACATCTGCATTCCCAACTGCCACATCCCAATTTGATTGGGTTGACATTAAGATAAGCAGCATTAGTTGCCTTTTCAATTGCAATTCTCATTTGTTTTGATTTTCCTTGTCCGATTCCCAAGTAACCGTTCTCGTTTCCTGTTGCAACGATTGCTTTGAATCTAGTTGATTGGCCGTTTGATGTCATTTTTTGAATAATTCCAACATCAACAACTTCACTCTTCAAGTCAGGAAGTAATTTTTTGATGATTCCTGCTTCTTGAATTCTTAATCCTAATTCAATAATTTCTTCTAATGATGAGATTTCTCCTGATGCGACTTTTTGTCCTAAGATTGTTTTTGGAACCCAAACTTCTTCTTCGGGTTCTCTTCTTCTTCTTGGTCTATCTCCACCTTTTGCCCCACCAGGTGGGCCTCCACCATAAACTGGTGTACCTTTGCCTCTTTGTCCGCCTTGTGGTTTAGATTCTGCTTTTTGACTCATTTTATTTTACCTCAGTATCAATTGTAGATTTCATTTTAGAAACTTCGTTTTTAACAGTAAGATGTTCTCCGTTAATTCTATCTTCAGATGGAAATGTTTCTTCGTTTGCTGGAACTTCAAGACCAGCATCAATTACTCCTTTGAGAGCTGCTGCCATTCTTTGTGTATATTTTCTGGTTCCAGTATACAAGATTGCATCCTTTGCACCTTGTCCAAGTGCTTTCTTTCCTGCCAAGTATCCTGTAAGATATGCTGCAGGAACACTTTTTCTAGAACCTTTCCAACCTTTTTCAAGCAAGTATCTAGAATGTGCTGATGCAACAACCTTGTCTCCAGTCATGCCAGGCTTTAGAATTTGAACTTGTGTATTTTCATTAGTAATATTTACAGTGATAAAGTCACGCTTACCCATCAACATTGTACCACGTTTACGGTAATTGGTCTTCTCCTCTCTAAGTCTCCTCAATATTTTTGAATAGGCCATGTATAGAATTCGAGTTTGAACGTGCTCTTATATACGTTAACCGAGAATGAGTGAGGCAAGCAATGCCTTTTGAGAATGGAGACGATTTTCTGCCTCATCCCATACAACAGACTGAGGTCCATCAATCACAGATGATGTCACTTCTTGATCTCGCTTTGCAGGAAGACAGTGCATAAAGATCGCATCTTTCTTTGCAGACGCCATCAGTTTTGAGTTAACTTGGTATTTTGGAAGGAATTTTTTGATTCTATTTGGATCGTCATTATGAATAGAAGAATAGGTATCAGTGACTACAACATCAGCATCTTTTACTGCATTTAGAGGATCAGATGTCAATTCAATAGTAGTTGATTTTTTTGCTTCTTTTACTGCCTTTTTGTCGGGCTCAAAACCATTTGGAGTTGCAATTGACATTGTGGCACCAGATAATGCTGCTCCATAAATCATTGAGTTACAGACATTATTCCCATCGCCAATCCATGCAATCTTAATTCCTTTGATTTTTTTCTTCTTTTCTTTTATGGTCATAAAGTCTGCTAAGATTTGACAAGGATGAAAAGTATCAGAGAGTCCGTTAATTATTGGAACAGTTGCATTTTCAGATAATTGTTCTAGTAACTCATGATCATAAACACGAGCCATTATACAATCAGTGTATCGTGAAAGAGTCTTTGCAGTATCTTCAACGGATTCGCCACGAGATAATTGCATATCATTTGATGAGAGATTAACGGTATAACCACCAAGTTGTGACATTCCAATTTCAAAACTTACTCGTGTTCGAGTAGATGGTTTTTGGAAAATCATTGTTAGTGTTTTATTTTTTAGAACAGGTTTGTTTCCGCCTTTCTTGAGTTCTTTTTTTAGTTTAATTGAATCATCAATTAACCCCACAAATTCCTTTGGAGATAATTCCGCTAAAGTGAGTAAATTTTTTGTTTTTAGTTTCATCTTCTAAAGAACCCGAACCTACCTTTTTTCTTTTTTGGCTCTTCCTTATCATGTTTGTGAATCTCTTCTTCATTTTCTTTGTCTTCATCATCATACTCTTCATCATTATCTTCATCACCAGGTTCTGGTTTTCCATCTTTAATCCATTGACGAATCTTTTTGCCTAGTCTGAAAGCTTCATCATCATTTTCTGGTGGAGGTACATCAAACAAATCAGAATAAGTTGCAATCTCATCATCTGAGATTCCTTCAAATGGATCATCAGAAGTTGGTGTTGGTTCAGGTTCTGGTGTTGGTTCAGGTTCTGGTGTTGGTTCAGGTTCTGGTGTTGGTTCAGGTTCTGGTGTTGGTTCAGGTTCTGGTGTTGGTTCAGGTTCTGGTGTTGGTTCAGGTTCTGGTGTTGGTTCAGGTTCTGGTGTTGGTTCAGGTTCTGGTGTTGGTTCAGGTTCTGGTGTTGGTTCAGGTTCTGGTGTTGGTTCAGGTTCTGGTGTTGGTTCAGGTTCTGGTGTTGGTTCAGGTTCTGGTGTTGGTTCAGGTTCTGGTGTTGGTTCAGGTTCTGGTGTTGGTTCAGGTTCTGGTGTTGGTTCAGGTTCTGGTGTTGGTTCTGGTGTTGGTTCAGGTTCTGGTGTTGGTTCAGGTTCTGGTGTTGGTTCCTTCTTGATATCAACCCCTTCAAGGGTTCCAAAGACGGTTTCAAGGAAAGTTTTCTTATCAAAAGGTTTTAGATCAGGATATTCTTGTCCAACTCCAACAAACATCACGGGAGTAGATGTGACTTTAACAATAGATAGTGCTGCGCCTCCTCTTGCATCAGCATCACTTTTAGTCAAAATAGAACCATCAAATTGCGTATGAGAATAAAATTCACGAGCTTGATTAACAGTGTCATTTCCTGCCAAAGAGTCACCAACAAAAATTTTCAAATCAGGATTTACAACTTTGGTGATCTTTTCAATTTGTTGCATTAAGTTTTCGCTTGTCTGCATTCTTCCTGCAGTGTCAATTAGAACAACATCTGTTTTGTGGGATTTTGCGTATAATACAGCATCACGTGCAACAGCTGCAGGATCAGAATTGTAATTTTGTGCAACAAGTTTTAGGTTAAGTCGATTAGTATGTTCTCGTAGTTGTTCAATTGCACCAGCTCTAAAAGTATCAGCAGCTGCAACAACAACAGAATATTTTTCTTGTTGTAACAGATGTGCAACTTTAGCTAGAGATGTTGTCTTTCCAGTGCCGTTAATTCCAAGGAATAAAATAAGAAATGGTTGACCTTGTTCCTTTTTCTCATTGATTTTTCCAAAAAGATCAATTTCCCCTGCATTATCAAAATGCGCAGATATGCTTGAAATCAAACTATCCTT encodes the following:
- the argF gene encoding ornithine carbamoyltransferase, whose amino-acid sequence is MKLKTKNLLTLAELSPKEFVGLIDDSIKLKKELKKGGNKPVLKNKTLTMIFQKPSTRTRVSFEIGMSQLGGYTVNLSSNDMQLSRGESVEDTAKTLSRYTDCIMARVYDHELLEQLSENATVPIINGLSDTFHPCQILADFMTIKEKKKKIKGIKIAWIGDGNNVCNSMIYGAALSGATMSIATPNGFEPDKKAVKEAKKSTTIELTSDPLNAVKDADVVVTDTYSSIHNDDPNRIKKFLPKYQVNSKLMASAKKDAIFMHCLPAKRDQEVTSSVIDGPQSVVWDEAENRLHSQKALLASLILG
- a CDS encoding 50S ribosomal protein L18, with protein sequence MAYSKILRRLREEKTNYRKRGTMLMGKRDFITVNITNENTQVQILKPGMTGDKVVASAHSRYLLEKGWKGSRKSVPAAYLTGYLAGKKALGQGAKDAILYTGTRKYTQRMAAALKGVIDAGLEVPANEETFPSEDRINGEHLTVKNEVSKMKSTIDTEVK
- a CDS encoding 50S ribosomal protein L30 yields the protein MANAVLVVRIKGQADCPYWASTTMDLLKLEKKYRAVILPAKDNLLGMLKKVQHYVSWVDLDADLAKELIDKKARKAGYKKVTPEDLKELGYASSAELAAALAEGKTMLSKLKPLKPWFALAPPRHGFKRSTKKLYGQKGILGRNKELGTIVRNMI
- a CDS encoding 30S ribosomal protein S5, whose product is MSQKAESKPQGGQRGKGTPVYGGGPPGGAKGGDRPRRRREPEEEVWVPKTILGQKVASGEISSLEEIIELGLRIQEAGIIKKLLPDLKSEVVDVGIIQKMTSNGQSTRFKAIVATGNENGYLGIGQGKSKQMRIAIEKATNAAYLNVNPIKLGCGSWECRCDQKHSVPFKVRGKGGSVTIEIIPAPRGLGLVAGGKIKRLLELAGLKDAWTTAKGSTPTMNSTSKAILDCLRQTFSQG
- a CDS encoding adenylate kinase; translated protein: MVESKKIILVGIPGVGKTTLLAKIVDHIKDHQKSVSVVSYGTLMFEVAKENGLNDRDELRKLPVSKQQELQKTAAEKIAAHNEEIVIIDTHAFISSPEGYYPGLPEHVLKIIQPSNFVSVSAKPEEIYSRRMSDDTRNRDKITLANVKKELDVQSGMISACAVITGSPVKYILNREGKVDEAAEKIIKALGL
- the ftsY gene encoding signal recognition particle-docking protein FtsY; this encodes MFDKLRNAFSNAAKSFGEKELNEKDIEDILFELEISLLESDVATEVIDSIKDDLKEKLIGSKVEKKEIEKFVKDSLISSISAHFDNAGEIDLFGKINEKKEQGQPFLILFLGINGTGKTTSLAKVAHLLQQEKYSVVVAAADTFRAGAIEQLREHTNRLNLKLVAQNYNSDPAAVARDAVLYAKSHKTDVVLIDTAGRMQTSENLMQQIEKITKVVNPDLKIFVGDSLAGNDTVNQAREFYSHTQFDGSILTKSDADARGGAALSIVKVTSTPVMFVGVGQEYPDLKPFDKKTFLETVFGTLEGVDIKKEPTPEPEPTPEPEPTPEPTPEPEPTPEPEPTPEPEPTPEPEPTPEPEPTPEPEPTPEPEPTPEPEPTPEPEPTPEPEPTPEPEPTPEPEPTPEPEPTPEPEPTPEPEPTPEPEPTPEPEPTPEPEPTPTSDDPFEGISDDEIATYSDLFDVPPPENDDEAFRLGKKIRQWIKDGKPEPGDEDNDEEYDDEDKENEEEIHKHDKEEPKKKKGRFGFFRR
- a CDS encoding uL15 family ribosomal protein, translating into MATRLRKTRRLRGGRHMGWGQVGQHRASGHKGGLGVTGMMKHHWSTTLKDEPDHYGHDSTKPPHPNITKKWASVRDLDDLFTKFGKEEGGKKIVDLESAGYEKLLGGGKVTNAYSVKVTQYTASAEEKLKAVGGEVISATKEKSDGEEVVTEDG
- the secY gene encoding preprotein translocase subunit SecY; translation: MAEGTVTTIIRKAVFKAEPYLPQVPKPKKKIPLSTRLLWCGVALLIYMVMGQTPLFGATAPEFDFLAFARVIFASQQGTLVELGIGPIVTAGLLMQLLRGSDILKFDFKKPEERGIFQTATKMVTYVVIVAESIVYGVAVYGPGVSDPSILYVMVGQLMAASIIIMFLDELIQKGWGLGSGISLFIMAGVAQQILWSLFSPLPAGDGGTIGIIPYIGQSIMAGDVSNILFRSNQLPSIFGLCLTAGVLLILVFTQGMKIEIPIVSTKYRGFSAVYPIKMMYVSNIPVILASALTANAVFIFQMLWANANPRNNNFFMNFIAQFDPTSPSTPIGGLIYYITPPRGLDVAALDPGRAVGYVLFMIGIVIVFGRLWVELGGLSPKSAAQNLLDADVQIPGFRRSNKPVEALLNKYIPSVTIIGSAILGLLAGASDVLGVFGSGIGILLMVDILINYYTQLVREQVEVVMPRLGALLGRK